A genomic window from Silene latifolia isolate original U9 population chromosome Y, ASM4854445v1, whole genome shotgun sequence includes:
- the LOC141626307 gene encoding uncharacterized protein LOC141626307, which translates to MVGPGTRLINGGGSHQIAEEEELTQWINDSLDLPVLDPFGLWFHADKVKKAAREAVVGKFDEFTPSYYAATPEQKEAWWNRFKTQFKYQKFREPDVKAGFADYCNERVRDLVSPAGTTKNTWMEASVKAEMMAYRATEPFKIRSDKSRIKRQEWKSPRYSYYGKVKLYPVYGQTV; encoded by the exons ATGGTAGGTCCAGGTACAAGGTTAATAAATGGCGGGGGCAGCCATCAGATCGCAGAGGAGGAAGAACTTACTCAATGGATAAATGATAGCTTAGATCTACCAGTGTTGGACCCTTTTGGCCTCTG GTTTCATGCCGATAAAGTGAAGAAAGCCGCAAGAGAGGCAGTTGTGGGCAAGTTTGATGAATTTACCCCTTCTTATTATGCAGCAACACCCGAGCAGAAAGAAGCTTGGTGGAATAGATTCAAG ACTCAATTCAAGTATCAAAAGTTTCGCGAACCTGACGTTAAGGCTGGATTTGCAGATTATTGTAACGAGAGGGTAAGGGATTTAGTCAGCCCAGCAGGGACAACTAAAAATACTTGGATGGAAGCTTCAGTAAAGGCAGAGATGATGGCTTATAGAGCCACAGAG CCATTTAAGATCCGGTCAGATAAATCGCGCATCAAaaggcaagaatggaaaagcccCAGGTACTCATACTATGGGAAGGTTAAACTCTATCCAGTATATGGACAAACTG TGTAA
- the LOC141631073 gene encoding secreted RxLR effector protein 161-like yields the protein MALVAHFDFELHQMDVKTTFLNGNLEEEVYMKQPEGFSSKDAPIVKGDRFSLDQCPWNDFEREQMKNVPYASAVGSIMYAQVCTRPDIAYAVGVLGRYQSNPDTDHWKAAKKVLRYLQGTKDYMLMYRRGDCLEVVGYSGSEFASYIDSQKSSSGYVFMVANGAVS from the exons ATGGcattagtagctcattttgattTCGAGCTACATCAGATGGACGTGAAAACGACATTTCTTAATGGCAATTTAGAGGAAGAGGTTTACATGAAACAACCCGAAGGATTCTCCTCTAAAGATG CACCTATTGTGAAAGGTGACCGATTCAGTTTAGACCAGTGTCCCTGGAATGATTTTGAAAGGGAACAAATGAAAAATGTTCCATATGCTTCAGCTGTAGGTAGCATTATGTATGCTCAAGTCTGCACCAGACCTGACATTGCATACGCTGTGGGAGTATTAGGCAGATATCAGAGTAACCCAGACACCGATCACTGGAAGGCTGCAAAGAAAGTGTTGAGGTACCTTCAGGGTACTAAGGATTACATGCTTATGTATAGACGGGGTGATTGTCTTGAAGTGGTGGGGTACTCCGGCTCAGAATTTGCTAGCTACATTGATTCACAAAAATCCTCATCAGGATATGTGTTTATGGTAGCTAACGGAGCTGTATCCTAG